A stretch of the Halorussus vallis genome encodes the following:
- a CDS encoding DUF4112 domain-containing protein encodes MGTDSEGQSIEVNVSDEPPGMERVRAVADLLDEAVEVPVVNYKIGLDPILGLLPVGGDAVSAAISLYIVAEGARMGASQDTVLRMLANVVFDAVGGSIPILGSIVDAVFKANQRNVKLLEEEFGE; translated from the coding sequence ATGGGTACCGATTCCGAAGGCCAGTCCATCGAGGTGAACGTCAGCGACGAACCGCCGGGGATGGAGCGCGTGCGCGCCGTCGCCGACCTGCTCGACGAGGCCGTCGAAGTGCCGGTCGTCAACTACAAGATCGGCCTCGACCCCATCCTCGGACTGCTGCCGGTGGGCGGCGACGCCGTCTCGGCGGCCATCTCGCTGTACATCGTCGCCGAGGGCGCGCGGATGGGCGCCTCCCAGGACACCGTGCTCCGGATGCTCGCCAACGTCGTCTTCGACGCGGTCGGCGGGTCGATTCCGATCCTCGGTTCCATCGTCGACGCCGTCTTCAAGGCCAACCAGCGCAACGTGAAGCTCCTCGAAGAGGAGTTCGGCGAGTAA